A window of Paucidesulfovibrio gracilis DSM 16080 genomic DNA:
GACGCGGCAAAAAACTCCGCCAACCTTGCATCGGCGACGGCGCTATCCAATAAAAATATCGGCCGTTTCTGGTCCCCAATGTGGACATCCACCTGGGTATTGTTCTCCAGCTCCACTTCGTCCAGCCGCAGGGCGTCGCGAATTTCATCCGGCACCATGCCCCGGCCGAGCTTGCGGAAGTATTCCGGCTCCTCGTCCCCCGGTTTGAACAGCTCGTACCATGCCGTGGTTTTCTTACGATTCCAGGCAACGCGTACCCCGTTCTCCAGCTCCACCTCCACGCGGGCCAGCTTGGCCCCATGGCGGATCACATGCTTGGGTGGAGGATTGGTAGCCAAACAACGCAACGCTTCCACAATGGCGGATTTGCCCGTGTTGTTCGGCCCGGTGAGCACGTTCACGCCCGGGTCCAGCTCCAGCACCGTGTGGTTGTGGGCCTGGAAGTCCTGTAGGATAATGCGTTGTATCATGGCCCGCTACGCCTATGGGGGTTTCGTTGGGGGAACCTGGCTTCCCCGCGCATCCATCAACACGATCCAGGGGAACGCCCTTTACGAAGCGCCCCGCTTTTCCGCATTGCACTGCAAAAAGGGACAAAACGCAAGTGCCTCCCGGGTCAGACACCGGTCCGGCCCGTGGCCGTGGTAGAGCTGGAGCGGCGGCTCCACACGCAGTCCTGACCCGGCATTCTTGCGCATCTCCAGCAAGACCATACGCGCCTCAGCCTGTCCATGCCCGTGCACCAGCCGCATTCGCTTGGGTTCCAGGCCCATGTCCCGGGCCAGGCAAAACAATTCCGGCAGTCGCTCCGGCAGATGCACCAGATAAAACGGCGCTTTGTCCCGCAGTGCGGCCCGGGCTGCCCGGAAAAACGGAACCGGTCCTTTCGCATCCTCGAACCGGGCTGCGTCCCGCCCGGCCGATGGGCAGGCACGCCCCCGTCCCAAGGCTCGAAACGGCGGATTGCTGATCACTGCGTCATACGTATTGTTCGCCACATTATATTCTGCAACGTCTGACAAAACAGGGGTGAATTGCTCATCAACGCCCAGTTCCTGAATATTCTGCACTGCACAGTGAAACAGTTCCGGCAGGCGCTCCACCCCGACAACCTGC
This region includes:
- a CDS encoding tRNA1(Val) (adenine(37)-N6)-methyltransferase, encoding MTTGPEQRDAQAQPSPRDRFPRGLQQPGNGYRFSMDALLLAAFAARALGGSPGGRTRHVLDLGTGCGVVGIGFLLARQYMEQAHAGWSFSGETAAAQSWQVVGVERLPELFHCAVQNIQELGVDEQFTPVLSDVAEYNVANNTYDAVISNPPFRALGRGRACPSAGRDAARFEDAKGPVPFFRAARAALRDKAPFYLVHLPERLPELFCLARDMGLEPKRMRLVHGHGQAEARMVLLEMRKNAGSGLRVEPPLQLYHGHGPDRCLTREALAFCPFLQCNAEKRGAS